The window CATGGAGTTCGTTGTTAAAAGAGGTATCGGATATGTGCCTGCCGAAGAGATTGAAAAAGACAACGACGAAGTGGACATGCTTTCTGTTGATGCGGTTTTCACACCCATCAAAAAAGTAAACTACTATGTTGAAAACGCCCGTGTCGGCCAGAGTACTGATTACGATAAGCTTACTCTGGAAATCGAAACTGACGGTTCTATCAATCCTGAGGACGCAATAGGTTTTGCGGCAAAAATCATCAAAGATCAGATGAACCTTTTCATCAACTTTGATGAACCCGTAGTGGACGATTCCGTGTCTGAAGACGCAAGCCAGAACGACCACCTGCTCGACCTGCTCGACAAGAGCATTGAAGAGCTTGAGCTGTCTGTTCGTGCTTACAACTGTCTGAAGAACGCCAACATCAAGACACTTGCAGAACTCTGCATGAAAACAGATGCAGAAATGCTGAAGACTAAGAACTTCGGCCGCAAGTCTCTGGAAGAGATCAAAAAAGTTCTCTGCGAACTTGGCCTCTCACTCGGCATGGATCTGGAAGCTATCGGCTATAACAGTATAGATTCGGAGGAAGAATAGATGCGTCACGGTGTGAGCGGAAACAGACTCGGCAGAAAACCTGCCCACAGAAAGGCAATGGTTCGCAACCTTGCCACATCTCTTGTGGACAATGGCCGTATCGAAACAACCGTAGCTAGAGCAAAACAGCTGCGTATGTTCATCGAGCCCATCGTTACACTTGGTAAAAAAGGCGACCTTGCTGCACGCAGAACAGCACTCAGCAAGCTCCCCAACATCAAGATTGTTCACAAAATCTTCGACGAGATAGCTCCTAAATTTAAAGAGCGTCCCGGCGGATATACAAGAATAATCAAAACCGGTTTTCGTCAGGGCGACAACGCCTCAATGGCGATCATCGAATTCGTAGACTAATCAAAAGGGAGCTTCGGCTCCCTTTTTTGTTCTTCAAATCAAAATTCAGACTTCACTATCTCACTTCTTTTTCACCAGCAAATTTTTTTATAAAAATATTTTGTTTTGCTGATTAATTATATCTGTATGTAAAGTTCACGCATGGCATGTTCTGAGCGTGGAAATAATAGTGACAAATATAAGCCTTAATATGCAGTTAGCGCTATTCTTATCTGAATATGGGTTACTTAACAAGTGTTTAAAAGCGTTGGAAATCATGTATGGGTGTAAATCTATTTTACATATAACGTGAAAAAAAGTGTGAAAAAACACTCAAACCTACCAGAGTTGGTGGTTAGAATTATGGTATAATGTTGTACAATAGGTGTAGATTATTACGCACTTTATGCATAGTTGTGCTTATCACGTCAAACCATTCAGTGCGGTATCTGTTTGAAGGTGGCGGCTATAAACATACCACAAGCAAAAGTCACCATTTAAAATCAAAAATGATTATCCGGCGCATACACAAATGCGTTAAAAGGATTAAAAGGTGACATATGAGCTCGTTCAAACAAGTATCCTTCGTTCTTAATAATGTTGAGAATTATCAACAGCTGGCAGCCGAGGCCGGAGCAAATTCTGAAGTTTTTATAATCAACTCTGAACTTGATGCCCTTGAGCAGATGGCTGAAATTCTGCAAGATTATAGTGATCTTGATGCTCTGCACATAATATCCCACGGCAGCAGCGGAGTCATAAACCTGGGCTCGGTGCAGCTTTCGGACACTAATATAAATGAGTATTCAGCAGTTCTTTCGGTAATAGGCTCATCGCTTTCAGAAGAGGGTGACATTCTGGTCTATGGGTGTAATGTAGCATCCGGATATGAAGGCAAGTCTCTGATAGCATCACTTGCACAGGCGACAGGAGCAGATATTGCGGCTTCAGAAGACCTTACAGGTGCGGCAGATAAGGGCGGCGACTGGGTGCTGGAGTTCAGAAGCGCAGAGATCAATGTTGATTCGGTCTCAGCGGAATATGCAGGTGTACTCGATTCCGTAACTTATACGTTTGAAGTTGAAGATCCTCTGTGGTCAGTTCTTTCAACTGTCTCCGGCGGGTTTGCCGATGGTTATCCTTCAAGTCTGAAGTATAGTGCACCTGACGGCAATACACTGGTATTTACCCTTGATGATCCTGATAATGCAGGTTTCTCTATATTTCAGCCCATGACTGGTGGTGAGTTACTCTGGAGCGGCGAGAATGACTCGTATTCATCACACCCTCACTCAATAAGCATAGCCATGGAAGGCGGAGGCGCTTTCAACCCCACTTCCATCAAGGCTGCATGGGACGCAGCTGGAAATTACATCGGCAACCCTGTTGATGGAAGACCGACACCCGATATAACTGTTACGGCATATGATGAGAACGGGGATGCTATTCCCGGCAAATCAGTTACAATACATGATGTTACTTCACCTCAGGGTTTTGTGACATTCGATCTTTCATCGTTCGGATCTGTTTATAAGATTGTGGTCTCAACAACCGGAGCAGATCTGATGCTCGATGATCTTGTTTTAGATAACACACCTGCACCTTCGGACACGGCTCTTTTGACTTTTGAAGCCGGAGACGGCACTACATCGGGACTGGGAACGAAAACAGTTACATATGACGATACTGGTTCAGGTGTTGAATTTACGGTTGAGGCGACTGCTTCCCAGATCATAAGCTCATCTGTCGGCGGTGCTCCTGACGGGCGTGCGGATGCGGAGGCTTTGTATTTCGGTTGGGATGAAAAAGAAACATCAATAAAGGTTTCAGTGGAATCAGGCAAGGCGTTTGACCTTGTTTCATTTTATATAAGCAACCAGAACGGTGCGGGAAATGAAGATTTTACAATAACAACTGATAGCGGCGGGTCATATACTTTCACCTTTATAGATACCGGATCGATCACGAAACAGCTTGTAACAATTCCTGCAGGAGATGCTGACTTTAACGGTATCACATGGTTTACCATAACATCTCCGGCAGGTGGTGCTTTTATTGAGCTCGATAACATAAGCGTAGAAAATATCACTGCTGCGGCTGCCGATGCAGCCCCTACTTTAGCAGCCACCGGCGCAACACCTTCATATGCAGAGGGCAGCACCACCGGAGTTGACCTGTTCAGCTCTGTTACAGCGGACACTAACGACAGCGGACAGGTATTCACAGGATTTATAGTTACGGTTACTAATGTTTCCGACACCACAGAGTATCTTACCATAGGCGGAACCGACGTAGCTCTTACTAACGGCAACTCAGTTGCTGTGTCCGGCGGAACAGCCTCTGTCAGTATAGCAGCCGGTACGGCCACTGTGACAGTGTCCGGTGTAAGCCTTGCCAATGCTGCCATGGGAACGCTCATTGACGGAATAACATATAAAAATCTTGATACGACAGCAACAAACGGGAACCGTGTGGTTACCGTAACGCAGATAACGGACGACGGCAGTTCCTCAAATACGGCGGCTCCCAACATATCTGCTACTGTTAACGTCAGCGGACCTATCGATATCACCTTTGATTTTGAAGCGAACACTTCACCTGTAAGTGACGATACAGGAGCAACGGTTGACTCAACAGCAACCCAGACGAAAAATGGTGAAACCATTGAGATAGTTTCAACAGGGGGAGATTTTTCTGTCGGAGCGGAATCTGCTATTTTTGGAATGGATATCGGTGCCGGATTCAGCGGGGATATTCTTTCATTTGACATGATGGACGGCGATTTGGATTCTGAATATGCTTCGACACGGATAGATGTTGATCTTCAGTCGGGCAAATATTTCACCCTGAAATCCATATCCATATTCGACAATTACAATGTTGACCACATCGGTCAGGATATCAAGATCATAGCTAGCAACGGTACCGAATACACAGTTGTAATAGACTACGAAGGGGATGATAACGGCGGGGTTACTGTCGATTTGTCAGGTGTTGCGGGTTTTGACAATATTACCAGTTTTTACATATACGCAAACGGCCTGCCTATGCAGCTGGTGATTGATAATATTGAACTTGTCAATATCAGCTCCACACCTGTTCTGACTGCTCCCACCCTTTCAGCAACTGGTGAAACTCCTACGTTTACCGAAGGCGGTTCTGATGTTGACCTCTTTGATACTGTTACAGCGGATACTAACGACAGCGGACAGGACTTCACAGGATTTGTGCTCACCGTTACAAACGTCGCCGACACTACGGAATATCTTACCATAGGCGGCACGGATGTTGCGCTTACGAACGGCAACTCGGTTTCCGTTTCCGGCGGAACGGCATCAGTCAGTATATCCGGCGGAACAGCCACGGTGACAGTGACAGGGCTCAATCTTAACGATTCAGCTTTCAGCTCACTGATTGACGGCATGACTTATAAAAACACTTCAGGCAGTGTGACCATCGGCAACCGTGTGATCACAGTTACGCAGGTGACTGATGAAGGCAGTTCAAATAACACATATTCTCCGAATATAACATCAACGGTAACAGTAGCGGATAGTGTTTCTTCGCTTCCGTACACTATTCTTTTGAGATTAACAGACACTTTGAACGCTAACTTCAACACAATGGCAGGGTATAATATTGACGGCGATAAAGGGTCGGCAATTGCAGACAGCAGATATGCTATGCCGGACAGACTTTCATCAAACATGCTTGTGCACGGCAACCTTATTTATGCGGTAATATATGATAATAATGCAAATCTTTATGCAACATTTGCAAAGTTCGACGGAGTGGATTTTACATTTTATGAGGGGATAACATTTTCCGCTGTTTCAACCATGGTGGCGGCTGATGACGGCGACGTTTACATGCTTGCCACAGCATCTACAGATTCGTCAAAATACTATTTATACAAATTCGATGCTCAGACGGAGACCGTTTCAAAGGTTATAGATATCATATCCCACCAGAGCATAATATTTGAATATGCTGACGGAAAGCTTTATTTCGCATGCAATGAAGCATCAGGCTCTTATATTAGCGGCGGAGTTTACACCTACGACGGTACAACCGTTTCCGCACTGACCATAAGCGGCGGCTCTACTATTCTAGGCGCACCGTCCAACCAGTCGAGTTATGTTGTTGAGTTCAACGGAACAACCTATATTGTCGGCAGTGAAACCGTCGGCGGCAACAGCATAAAAAATATTTACAAAATAGACGGTTCCGGTAACGCTGTAAAAGTGACCAGCAACGCCAATCAATATCTGCACCCGGGACAGATGTGTGAATACAACGGCAGACTTTATTTCACACTGACCGACCTTACTCCATCTTCTGAAACCAGCTATCTGTATTCCATCGGAACCGGAGCCTCGGAAACACCCCAGCTCGAATGGGCGGGCACCCGTGTATATCAAGCAACTGTTCTGAATGGTGAGCTGTATGTTGTCGGAGGTGCGTCTGCTTATGCCCTTGACCTTTATAAATACGACGGTTCCGCTTTTAACAAAATTACAAATATCAATACTGCAAACAACGCATACGGAATAACGAACCTTACCTACCATGACGGTAAGATCTATTTCCTTGCCACGGCAGGAATAGATAACCTTAGAAGTCTATATGCTTACGATGGCACAAGCACAGAGCTTATTGTTTCATATACCGATCTTGGCGGCTCGGGTATTCGCAACGAACTTGTGAACGATATTTACAATTCAACTCCCCTTGATATATTCAACGGCAATATGGCTGCATTTCTTACAGGCGCACGGGGTATCGTTTACGGAGAATCAGGAGACGTGATAACTGTTGCTCCGAACCTTGTTATCACTGACGTTGACGGGAACAATATCACAGGTGCGACAGTTGAATTTTCTGAAGGATTTCAGGCAGGCGACCTGCTTGCCATAACCGAAGCCAGCGGTATAACCGCAAGTTATAATTCAAGCACAGGTGTTCTCACTCTGTCCGGAACAGCTACCATAGCCGAATATCAGGCGGTTCTGCGTACACTTGAACTTACGGCGGCCGATGAGACCGGAGACAGGGTTCTGCTTCTCAGGGTGACCGACGAAAGCGGAACGACATCCTCCGCAACTAACCTTAATGCTTTTGCTTCCGTTGCAATTGCTGACAGTGAAAGTGAGACTGTGATTGTCGACTTTGCATCAATGCCGACCGGCCTTGCAGAGTCAGGGTGGGCTGGTGAATGTTCCGTAGCGTCATCAAACCTTGACAATATTAAATTTATAATGACTGCCAGCGCAGTGGGAACGAGCCTCGGCAGTATAGTTACACAAAGTGATTCCGGCGGCGGTCTGCAGTATAATGCTACTGACGACACCATGTACGCTTCTGTAAACAACGCATGGGATCTGACAACCATCAGAAACGTTATGAGTCTGGTTATCGCATCCGAAAACGGCGAATCGTTCGAATTCCACGGCTTCACAGTGAAAGGGTCCGTCATGTCTTTATCAGGTATGAACATTGTGGGATACAAAGACGGGGTTCAGGTTGCACAACAGTCTGTGGCGGCACTGAGCAACTCTGTGAACAATATCGTACTTTCATCCGACTTTGACGATGTGGATGTTGTCTGGATAACCAGAGTGGCCGGAACATTCAGAGCTCAGTTTGATGATTTTATCATAATTGAAAAGGTGTCTTCCGCATTTGCGGCTCCCACACTTTCGGCCACAGGCGCAACGCCCGTGTTTGATGAAGCAAGCGGCACAGTAGTTGATCTTTTCAGTACTGTCACAGCAGATACAAACGACAGCGGACAGGTATTCACAGGGCTTAAGCTCACTGTTACAAACGTTGCCGACACCACGGAATATCTTACCATAGACGGCACGGATGTTGCGCTTACGAACGGCAACTCGGTTTCCGTTTCCGGCGGAACGGCATCAGTCAGTATATCCGGTGGAACAGCAACCGTAACCCTGACAGGGTTCAGCCTTTCCAATACGGATATGGGAACCCTTGTCGACGGCATAACATATAAAAATGATGATTCAACTGCCACTGCGGGCAACCGTGTGGTAACGATCACCCAGATAACCGATGACGGAGCATCTGCCAATACGGCAGCCTTAAGCATAAGCTCCACTGTAACTGTCAGAGAGCCTTCGATCACGTCTGCAACCTATGACGCCTCCACAGGTGAACTGGTTGTCACCGGAGCGGGGCTTACTGCCGGAGATTCCATTGACACCACTAAACTTACGATAACCGGAGAGGGCGGAAATACTTATACCCTTGCAGGTTCATACACTGTAACGGCCTCAAGCGCTACATCGTTCACCGTTACACTTGATGCCACAGATCAGCTGTTTGTGGAGGGGCTGCTGAACAAGAACGGAACCTCATCAGCAGGCTCAACAACGTTCAATCTTGGCGCAGC of the Seleniivibrio woodruffii genome contains:
- the rplQ gene encoding 50S ribosomal protein L17 gives rise to the protein MRHGVSGNRLGRKPAHRKAMVRNLATSLVDNGRIETTVARAKQLRMFIEPIVTLGKKGDLAARRTALSKLPNIKIVHKIFDEIAPKFKERPGGYTRIIKTGFRQGDNASMAIIEFVD
- a CDS encoding DNA-directed RNA polymerase subunit alpha, encoding MIIMNFHEIIKPRKIEALGEVTNRKGVYVAEPYEKGFGTTVGNALRRVMLSSIEGTAVTAVRIDGVSNEFAALEGVYEDVVDILLNIKMLELKLHTHETRRVYIRKRGEGPVTAGDITGDTMVEILDPGQHICTITDPNKELYMEFVVKRGIGYVPAEEIEKDNDEVDMLSVDAVFTPIKKVNYYVENARVGQSTDYDKLTLEIETDGSINPEDAIGFAAKIIKDQMNLFINFDEPVVDDSVSEDASQNDHLLDLLDKSIEELELSVRAYNCLKNANIKTLAELCMKTDAEMLKTKNFGRKSLEEIKKVLCELGLSLGMDLEAIGYNSIDSEEE